One Thiocapsa sp. genomic window, CTCGGTGGCGCTCGCGTCGAACATCGGGTGCTCGTAGGTCATCTCGGCGAGAATCAAATCGCTGCGCGGCGCCACACGCGGATTGAGACTGACGAAGACATCGCGGTCGGACGGCAGATCCTGAAGGCTGTTCATCCAGTAGGTCACCGTCACCGGACGATCGGCGCCCTCCCCCGGCTGTTGAATATAGTTCCACGACGACCAGACCCTGCGGCGTTTCGGCATCAGTGCGGAATCGGTGTGCAGGAAGACTTGATTGGTCTGATACCGGAAGTCGCCGAGGATGTCGCGCTCGAGCGGCGTCGGGGACTCGATCAAGGACAGTGCCTCGTCGGCGTGGCAACCCATCACGACCGCGTCGAACTGCAAACGCTCGCCCGCCGCGGTCTCCACCTCGACACCCTGCTCACGGCGCCGCACCCGCTGCACCGGCGTATCGGCCAGACAACGCCCCCGCAAGCGCGCCAGGATCGCCTGAACATAGGCTTGACTGCCGCCGCGCACCGTCTCCCACTCCGGCCGATCGACCAAATCGAGCAGACCGTGATTGGCGAAGAACCGGGCAAAGCTCAGGAAAGGAAAGTCCCGCATGTCTTCGGTGGGACAGGACCAGATGGCCGCTGCCATCGGGAGCAGGTAGTGGCTGGCGAACCGATCGGAGTAACGACCGCGCTGCAGAAAATCCCCGACCGTCAGGGTATCCCCGGGGTTGGAGTTGATGTAGTTCTTGGCCGCCGTGTTGAATTGGAGGATCTCTTTGACCATCCACAAAAATCGCCAATTCAACAGATTGGCGCGCGCACCGAACAGCGTATTGAGGCTGTCGCCGCCGTACTCGATACGCCCGCCCTCCAGACTGGCCGCGAAGGACATACTGGTCGGATAGGTCGCAACATCGAGATGCTTGAACATGGCGGTCAACAGCGGATAGTTGCGCCGATTGAAGACCATGAAGCCGGTGTCGACCGGAAAGGCCCCGCGCGGATCCTCGACCTCGAGGGTATTGCTGTGACCACCGACATAGGCATTGCGCTCGAGCAGGGTCACCTCGTAACGCGAATCCAGCAGCCACGCGGCACCGAGTCCACCGATACCGCCGCCGACGATCCCGATTGTTTTGACTGACATCCGAATTGATCCTTCCGATTGATCCCGAGTAAAGGGCCGACACCAGCACCCGGGCCCGGGCCGTTCATGTTTCGTCCAATATTGACGCGCCACACGAACAGCTCAAGAGCCCGACCGACGAAGAGAGGAAAAGGTTTGAGGTTTGAGGTCCGAACCGCCGAGCTCAGGACGCGCGCCGAGGCGTTCCGCGGATCAGGTCGTCCATCCGCACCTTCGCGGCGATCCAACGCTCCGTACCCACCTCGCCGCCGGCCAGAAGCTCCATCAGTCCGTAGGCGAGCGAGCGATGATCGGCGGGCAGATCAAAGAGCTTGGTGAGCTTGAACAAGCAGCCGGCCTGTTGATGCTCGAGCGTGCAGGCAAGGGCATAGAGCGTGAGCGCAGAGGCGGACTCGGGTGCCGACGCGATCAGCGCCAGGGTTTCGTCGAGCGGGTCGGGTGTATCCATTGTGCGCGTGTGATGGTTGGAGCGACGCTCGCTCGAATCCTCGGGTGGTCGCCGAATCCGGCGCACAGGCCCAGGCAGCAGGGGCGCCGAGCCCCTGCAAGAACCGTCTTACTCGCCGGCAATCGTCATCTTCTCGATCAGCCAGGAGCCGGTACGCGTGCTGCCCGAAAAATCGCAATCGTTGCCGACCGCCACCAGGCCCGCGTACATGCGCTTGAGGTTGCCCGCGATGGTGATCTCTTCGACCGGATGTCGGATCTCGCCGCCTTCCACCCAGAAGCCCGCGGCGCCGCGCGAGTAGTCACCCGTGACCGGGTTCACTCCGTGCCCCATCAGCTCGGTCACCATCAGCCCTGTTCCCATCTCGCGCAGCAAGGCGGCGCGGTCCAGATCGCCCATGCCGATGCGCAGGTTGCGCACGCCGCCCGCGTTGCCGGTCGTCTGCATGCCGAGCCGGCAGCCGGAATAGGCATCCAGAAGATAGGTCTGCAGAACCCCGTCGGTGATCAGGTCCTTGGCGCGCGTCGCAACGCCGTCTCCGTCGAAGGGCGCACTCGAGAGTCCCCGTGAAAGGTGCGGCTCTTCGTGGATCCGAACGAAGTCCGGGAAGATGCGCTCGCCGAGGTGGTCGAGCAGGAAGCTGGTGCGCCGGTAGATGCTGCCGCCCTGGATTGCCGAGATCAGGCTGCGGATCAGGCCGGTCGCGACCTCCGAACGGAACAGGACCGGCACCTGGCAGGTCGGGATGCGACGCGACCCGAGCCGGGCAATGGTCCGCTCCGCCGCGCGCTCTCCGACCATGCGTGCCGAGTCCAGATCGGCCGCTGCCCGAGCACTGGTCCACCAGTGATCGCGTTGCAGGCTCTCGCCCTCCTGACCGATCACCGCGCAGCTGAGCCCGTGCCGACTGGTCGGGTAGCCGGCGACGAATCCGTGGCTGTTGCCGTAGACCTGGATGCCGGTGTGCGTGGAGAGGCTCGCACCCTCCGAGTTGACGATCCGCGGATCATAGCCGCGGGCCGAATCCTCGCAGGCCGCCGCGATCTCGATCGCGTCCTCCACACCCAGATGCCAGGGATGGTAGAGGTCCAGGTCCGGGATCTCGACGGCCATCAGGGCAGCGTCGGCGAGATGCGCGCACGGATCTTCCTGGGTGTGCTCGGCGATGGCGCAGGCCGCCTTCACCGCATCGCGCAGCGCGCCGGTGCTCAGATCGGACGTGCTCGCCGAACCCTTGCGGTTTCCGAAATAGACGGTGATCCCGAGGCCGTTGTCGCGGGTGTGCTCGACCGTCTCGACCTCGCCGAGCCGGACCGAGACCTCGAGACCGGCGCTGCTGCCGACCGATGCCTCGGCGGCCGTCGCGCCGCGTCGTTTCGCCTCCTTGAGGAGATCCTCGATCGTCTGTTTCAAGCGCGCGAGACGTTCCGCGGTGTCTTCGGTGGCGGCAA contains:
- the pmbA gene encoding metalloprotease PmbA, encoding MSIAATEDTAERLARLKQTIEDLLKEAKRRGATAAEASVGSSAGLEVSVRLGEVETVEHTRDNGLGITVYFGNRKGSASTSDLSTGALRDAVKAACAIAEHTQEDPCAHLADAALMAVEIPDLDLYHPWHLGVEDAIEIAAACEDSARGYDPRIVNSEGASLSTHTGIQVYGNSHGFVAGYPTSRHGLSCAVIGQEGESLQRDHWWTSARAAADLDSARMVGERAAERTIARLGSRRIPTCQVPVLFRSEVATGLIRSLISAIQGGSIYRRTSFLLDHLGERIFPDFVRIHEEPHLSRGLSSAPFDGDGVATRAKDLITDGVLQTYLLDAYSGCRLGMQTTGNAGGVRNLRIGMGDLDRAALLREMGTGLMVTELMGHGVNPVTGDYSRGAAGFWVEGGEIRHPVEEITIAGNLKRMYAGLVAVGNDCDFSGSTRTGSWLIEKMTIAGE
- a CDS encoding FAD-dependent oxidoreductase — protein: MSVKTIGIVGGGIGGLGAAWLLDSRYEVTLLERNAYVGGHSNTLEVEDPRGAFPVDTGFMVFNRRNYPLLTAMFKHLDVATYPTSMSFAASLEGGRIEYGGDSLNTLFGARANLLNWRFLWMVKEILQFNTAAKNYINSNPGDTLTVGDFLQRGRYSDRFASHYLLPMAAAIWSCPTEDMRDFPFLSFARFFANHGLLDLVDRPEWETVRGGSQAYVQAILARLRGRCLADTPVQRVRRREQGVEVETAAGERLQFDAVVMGCHADEALSLIESPTPLERDILGDFRYQTNQVFLHTDSALMPKRRRVWSSWNYIQQPGEGADRPVTVTYWMNSLQDLPSDRDVFVSLNPRVAPRSDLILAEMTYEHPMFDASATEAQRRIGEIQGRDRIWFSGAYLGYGFHEDGLRAAVDVARGLDVRPPWESAAPSTAAGDGAAAASGSGADSGAGRSSMRVLPS